In bacterium, the DNA window CCGTGAGAAAAAGCTGTCGAAGGCCGCCCCTCCCCGCCCTTGCACCCCTCATCGTCAACAACTTCTGACTGGCACAGCCCCCTGTCCGGCATGGGCCAGCCGTGGCAGGACTTTGCCCCGGCTTCACCATGTTTCCAGCAGCCGATTGCGATGAGCCCAGGCAAATGGAGGAGTCGAGACCATGCGCTTCCTGAAAAAGCTGATCGGCCTGGACGGCCGCCCGGACGAGCTGCGCGACGGCATGCTGGAGCTGGTGGTTGAACAGGAAAGCAGGCCCGTCATCGCCGAGTTCTATTCCAACACGTGAAGCGGCTGTCGGACCGTGTCCGGTCTGCTTTACCAACTGCGCGACGACTTCCCCGACCGCCTGCGCCTGGCGCGGGCCAATGCCCAGACCAACGGCGGCACGGTCAGCCAGTTCAAGGTGCGTGGCACGCCCACCGTCCTTCTCTTCCACAAGGGGCGACTGCTCAAGCGCTGGAGCGGACAGGTCGACCTCGACGAGCTTTACGCCCAGGTGGAGGGGCTGGTGGCGGCGGGTGACAACGAAGCCAAGGGCGGGCGGTAGAGCCTGCGTCGGAAAATCTGCGAAAGGGCCTCAAGCTTTTTTCCCAGGTTCCGATAGTGGTCTCGAATCGAGGGCCGAAGCCTTTGGCCGAAGGCGACGGTGGCGATTCGCCCCGTGGTGGGCCAACCGCGGGATAGCGCGAAGACCTCCACGATTCGCGCGGCACTCTGGGCGCGGCAGTCGCGACTGTCGCGCCTAGATTTTGTCCGGGGCGGCTGGCGACAGCAGGACGACGGCCTGGGCGGCGATCCCCTCGCCCCGTCCGGTGAAGCCCAGTCCCTCCGTGGTCGTGCCCTTGACATTGACACACTCCACCGCCAGGTCCAGGGCGGCGGCGATGCGGACCCGCATTGCCCCGACGTGGGGCCGCACCTTGGGCCGCTCGCAGATGACGGTGGCATCCACGTTGACCGGCCGGAAGCCCGCGGCCCGCACCCGCTGTCCGACCTCCCGCAACAAGTCCCAGGAGTCCGCCCCCCGCCACTGCTCGTCCGCATCCGGGAAGTGGGAGCCGATGTCGCCCAGCGCCGCCCCCCCCAGCAGGGCGTCGGTGATGGCGTGCAGCAGCACGTCGGCGTCGCTGTGCCCGGCCAGGCCCCGCTCGCCGGGCAGGGGCACTCCACCCAGGACGAGGGGAGGCCCGTCGGCGAAGGCGTGGACATCAAAACCCTGGCCGACGCGAAGGCCGGGGCCGGAATCCTTGTCCTCACGCAGCCAGCATTCGGCCATGGCCAGATCCTCCCGGCGGGTGATCTTCAGGTTGCGCCGTCCGCCCTCGACCGCCAGCACCGTCCGCCCGGGCGCATGCCGCTCGGCCAGCGAGGCGTCGTCGGTCCCCGTGAAGCCCTCCCGCGCGGCCAGTCGATGCCACTCCAGCAAATCGGGCCAGCGGAAGAGCTGGGGCGTCTGCACGGCCACGACCCGCTCTCGATCCACCGTGCGCGCCACGCGGAGACAGCCGCCGCCGGCCTCCACTTCCTTCAGCGTATCGTCCGAGACGCGCAGGGGCACGGCACCCACCGCTTGATCCTCCCGGCGCAGGGCCTCCCACAGCCGATGATACAGGGCGGCGGTGGCCAGGGGACGAACACCGTCATGCACGAAGACGGCATCCAGATCGGCGGGCAGCGCCTCCAACGCGAGCCGCACGCTTTCCTGGCGTGTGGCACCGCCGGCCAGGCAGCGGGCTTGGAAGCCCGGGGCCAGGCACCGGTCCGCCCTCAGAACCTCCTCCATCACCTGCCGAGTGGGTTCCCCATGGGCGGGCGGATGGGTCAACAAGAGGGAGACAAGCTCCACCGCGGGATGGGCCTCCGCTCCGAAGTCCAGGGCGGCGGCGAGGGAGTGGGCCAGCACGGGGCGGCCGGCCAGGGGTTGGAACTGCTTGGGTCCATTGCCCCCCATGCGGCGGCCGCTGCCCCCCGCCGTCACCACGATGGCGACGCGGGCGGGTCTGCCCGGGGCGCCGCTCACCGGATGAGCATGGCGTCGCCATAGCTGAAGAAGCGGTACTTCTCCTTGATGGCGGCCTTGTAGGAGGCCATGATCTGGTCCCGCGTGGCGAAGGCCGAGACCAGCATGAGCAGGGTGCTGGAGGGCAGGTGGAAATTGGTGATGAGCCGGTCCACCACTTTGAATTCGTAGGGCGGGTAGATGAACTTGTCCGTCCAGCCCTTGTCCGGATTTATGCCGCCGTTGAAGCGCGCCACGGTCTCCAGGGTGCGGGCCACGGTGGTGCCCACCGCCCACACCTTGCCGCCCAGTTTGATGCGGTCGTTGACCGCGCGCGCCGTCTCGCGGGTCACGATGTAGTGCTCGCTGTCCATGCGATGGCGGGTGAGATCCTCCACGTTGACAGGCCGGAAGGTGCCCAGGCTGACATGGAGGGTGATGGGAACGACGGCCACGCCCTTCCTCTCCAGGCGGCCCAGCAGGCGTTTGGTGAAATGCAGTCCGGCCGTGGGGGCGGCCACCGCTCCCACCCTCTCCTCGTTGGCGAAAAGGGTCTGGTAGTTCTTCTCGTCCTTCTTGTCCGGCGTGCGCTTGATGTAGGGCGGCAAGGGCACGGTGCCGTACTTGTCGATGATCTTGTGGAAGTCCCCGTCATAATTGACGCGCACCACCCGGCCACCGGAGGTGGTGTTGTCGATGATGTCGCAGGTGATCCCCTCCTGGAGGGTGATGGTGTTGCCCATGCGCACCTTGCGCGCCGGCTTGACCATGATCTCCCACATGTTCTCGTTCAATTCGCGTAGCAGGAAGACTTCAATCTCGGCGTCGGTCTTCTCCTTGTAGCCCGTCATGCGGGCCTTGACCACGCGCGTGTCGTTGACCACCAGCACGTCGTGCTCGCCGAAGAACTCCACGATGTCCTTGAAGAGGCGGTGCTCCACTTGTCCGCTGGCGCGGTCCAGCACCAGCAGGCGGGACTTGTCGCGCTCCTTGAGCGGCTCCTGGGCGATCAGCTTCTCAGGCAGGGGGTACTTGAAGTCGGAGAGACGCATGGCTGCTTCCTTGCTTGGCTCCTCCCGCCCCGACACGGGCGGGCAAAGCGCGCCGGACGGCCTCCGGCAGGCGAACAACGGCGGATCAAGGTAAGGATTGCGAAGCGGCGTGAAGTGAATGGTCGATTTGTGGATCCTACAAGCCGTCACATACAGTGCTAAAGCATTTATCCCAAAGACTCCCCCAACAGCGAGCCGCCGACCGCCCGCGGCCGCCCATTCCGTCCGGGCCGGCCGTCTCAGAAGGGCAGGAGCGCCTCGCCGGACGAGGGGCGGGGGCCGAGACCCAGGTGGGTCCAGGCCTTGGGCGTGGCCACGCGACCGCGCGGCGTGCGCTGCAGGAATCCCTCCTTGACCAGGAAGGGCTCCAGCACTTCCTCCAAGGTGTCCTCCTCCTCGCCCAGGGCGACGGCCAGGGTGCCCAGGCCCGTCGGCCCGCCCTGGAAGTGCTCCATGAGGATGCCCAAGAAGCGCCGGTCCAGGCGGTCGAGACCGGCCTCGTCCACCTCGAGCCGCTCGAGGCCGTAGCGGGCGATGTCCAGCGTGACCCGTCCCTCCCCCTTCACTTGCGCGAAGTCCCGCAGGCGGCGCAGCAGGCGGTTGGCGATGCGGGGGGTTCCCCGGCAGCGGCCGGACAGCTCCAGGGCCGCTTCGGGCGCCAGGTCGATCTCGAGCAGGCGGGCGCTGCGGGCCAGGATGGTGGCCAGCTCCTCCTGCGAATAGTGCTCCAGGTGGACGACGATGCCGAAGCGGGCCATCAAGGGGCTGGAGAGCAGGCCGGCGCGGGTGGTGGCGCCCACCAAGGTGAAACGGGGCAGGCCCAGCTGCACGCTGCGGGCGGCGGCGCCTCGATCGAGCAGGATGTCCAGGCGGAAGTCCTCCATCGCCGGGTAGAGGTACTCCTCCACCACCTTGCCCAGGCGGTGGACCTCGTCGACGAAGAGGATGTCGCGGTCGTTCAGGTTGGTGAGGAGGCCGGCCAGGTCGGCCGGCTTCTCAAGGACGGGACCGCTCGTCACACGGATCTGGCTGCCCAGTTCGCGGGCCAGGATGTGGGCGAGGGTGGTTTTGCCCAGGCCGGGCGGACCATGGAAGAGGCAATGGTCGAGGGCCTCGCCGCGCTGGCGGGCCGCCTCGATGAAGACGCGCAGGTTTTCCCGGTGCCGCTCCTGGCCCACGAAATCGTCCAGGCGCTCCGGGCGCAGGGCGCCCTCCTGGTGGTCCTCCGGGGCGAGGGCGGTGGAGATGATGCGGGAGTCATCCTCGAAGTCGGCCATGCCATGCCTCTATTTTTGCAGCACCAGCCGCAGCCAGGCCTCCACCGCCGGCTCGCCCTCGCCGCCACCTGACTGCCAGCGCGCCAGGGCCTTGCCCAGCTCCAGTTCAGCCGGGGCCGGCTTGAACCCAAGGGCGAGGAGGGCCTCCAGGGCCTGCCGCCGCGGCTCATCGGCCCCGGCCGGGGAAGCGGGCAGGGCGACTATGCCCCCGGCCCCGGCGGGACCGTGGCGCTTCTCGAAGCGATCCTTCAATTCCAGCAGAAGGCGCTCGGCGATCTTGCGTCCGATCCCCGGCACGCGGGTGAGCCGCTCCACCTGGCCGCTGCGCACGACTTCCAGCAGATCCTGCTCCTCCAGGCCGGACAGGACGGCGAGGGCGACCTTGGGACCCACCCCGGCCACGGAGATCAGGTCGCGGAAGAGTTCGCGCTCACCCTTGCTGTGGAAGGCGACCAGGGCAAGCAGATCCTCGCGCACCAACAAATGGACCCAGAGGCGCGCTTCGGCGCCCCGCTCCAGGCGGCGGCTGGTGTTGAGGCTGCAGGCCAGGTCCCAGCCCACGCCGCCCGCCTCCAGCACCACCTGGGTGGGGGTCAGCTGCTCGACCCGGCCGCGCAGGTACTCGTACATGTCAGCGTCCCGCCGGCAGCGGACGGCCGGCGCGGTTGAGGTGGCAGATGGCGGCGGCCAGGGCGTCGCTGGCGTCCAGGGGGCGGGGGGGCTGGCCCAGTCCGAGCACCTGGGTGATCATGAAGTTGACCTGGGTCTTGTCGGCGCCGCCGTGGCCGGTGACGGCCCGCTTGATCTGCATGGGCGTGTACTCGGCGACGGGCAGCCCCCGCTGGCCGGCGGCCAGGATGGCCGCGGCGCGGGCATGGGCGAGCTTGACCAGGGAGAGCACATTGGGACCTTTGAAGACCTGCTCGATGGACAGGGCGTCGGGGGAATGGAGGGCCACCAGTTCGGACACGCGCCGAAACAACTGGACCAGGCGGTCCGGGAAGTCCCCCGCCGTGGTGATGACCCCGTAATCAATGCTGCGCAGGCGGCCGCCGATGCCGTCCACCAGGCCGTAGCCCGTGCGGGCCAGGCCCGGGTCGATGCCCAGCACGCGCATGCCGGCGCCTATTCGAGGCCGGCCATCACGGCCTCGTCGGCGTCGAAGTTGGTGGTGACCTCCTGGACATCGTCCAGGTCCTCCAGGGCGTCGATCAGCTTCATGATGCGACGGGCGTCCTCCGCCTCCACCTTGCACAGGGTCTTGGCCTTGAGGGTGGGGCTGTACTCCTTGACCTCGAGTCTCTGGTCCAGGACGGCCTGGCGCACGGCCTCCATGGCGTCCACCGCCGAGTAGATCTCCCACACGTCCTCGCCGTCCTCGATGCTCTCGGCGCCGGCGTCCATCACCATCATCATCAGGTCGTCCTCGCTGGTGGCGCCTTTGGCCACGCTCACAAAGCCCACCCGCTCGAAATTCCAGGAGACCGCGCCGTTCTCGGCCATGTTGCCGTTGTTGCGGGAGAAGGCGTGGCGCACCTCGCCCACCGTGCGGTTGCGGTTGTCGGTCATGCACTCGACGATGAAGGCCACGCCGCCGGGGCCGTAACCCTCGTAGGTGATCTCCTCGTAGTGCACGCCGTCAGCCTCGCCCGTGCCCTTGGCGATGGCCCGCTCGATGTTGGCGGAGGGCATGTTGCTGGCCCGGGCCTTGATCAAGGCCAGACGCAGGCGCGGATTGGCGTCCTCGTCCCCGCCCCCGATGCGCGACGCGACGGTTATCTCCTTGATCAGCTTGGAGAAAATCTTGCCGCGCTTGGCATCCAGGGCACCTTTCTTCCGCTTGATGGTGGACCATTTGGAATGTCCGGACATGCTTCCTCCTTCACGCGCCCTCGCTTTCCCGGCAGGCCTGAGAGTAGCGAAATCGGCCTCCGTGAACAAGCTGGCTGTGATACAGGGATGGTCCGCCCGGCGTCGGCCCTTCAGCTGGGCAGCCCCTGCTGGCGGGAGTGCAGCCAGCCCAGGGCCTGGCTGACAACGGACAGCAGGTCGAAGAACTCGACCTGGGTCAGGCGGAGGACGAAGGTGTCCCCGTGGATGTAGACACGGCCGTCCCGGGCGTGGCGCTCGAAGTCGCGGGCGACAGTCAGCATCAGCTCGGAGAGCCGTCCGAGGGAGCGCTGGGTCAGGGGCAGCATGACCTGGCCAAGTCCCAGCACCAGGCGGCGATCGTCGAAAAAGATGATCTGGTTCGCGCCCGAGGCATGGGATATGACCTGTCGAGTTTCCACGGCCGCCCCGCATTTGCTCCCCCGGCCCCGCTAGTCCTCCCTGGCCGGCGGCGGCGTCGGGTCTCATATCGACAGGCGCGAAAAAGTCTTGATCCCCTTCGCCCCCTATTCCAGGCGCAGGGGCAGCTCGGCGCGCAGGCTCCAGCGCGGATCGGCCAGGCGGGCCGGTTCCCGCTCCAGGACGCTGACCAGGTCGCCGCCGCCCAGCGCCTGCACGGCAGGGCCGAGGGCCGCTCCCGGCAGGAGGTCGCGCGGCCGCAGGCTCCCCTCCATCAGCAAGGTCAGCAAGGATTTCTGCCGGGGATAGTGGCGCACGGGCAGGTCCCGGCCTCCCAGCTCGGCCTGGAGGGAACCCAGGCAATCCTGGAGGTTGCCCAAGTGGTCGGCCAGGCCCAGCTCCACGGCGCGACGGCCCGCCCAAACTCGTCCACCGGCCAGTGGCGCCAACTGCTCCTCGCTGAAGGGACGGTGCGCCAGCACGCGGGAGCGGAACTCGCCGTAAATGAGCGCCATGCGGCTCTCCATGGCGGCCAGGGTGGCAGCCTCCACCGGGTGTCCCAGGTTGCCCAGGCGGGCGGCGGGCAGCGGTGCGACGACCTGGGGATTGAGGCCCAGGCGCTTGGCGCCGGCGGACAAGTCCGGCAGCAGGCCCACCACGCCGATGGATCCCACCACGCTGAAGGGGCTGATCCACAGCTGACGCCCCGGCACGGCCAGATAATAGCCGCCAGAGGCGGCCACCGGTCCGGCGGACACCCAGAGGGGCTTGCGCTCCCCCAGCTTCACCAGCTCCTGGTAGATCTCCTCGGCGGCCAGGGCGCTGCCGCCGGGCGATTCCACGCGCAGGACGACGGCCTGCACGGCGTCCGCCTCGGCCAGGGCGCGGATCGCCTCGATCATGGCGCGGGACTGGATCTGGACCTGGGCGCTCTCGGAGATCCCGGGCACGATGCTCCCCTCCGCCCAAAGGACGGCGATGTGGTTGTCCACGTCAGGGGTGAGGTCGCGGCCGGGGGTGGGCATCATCCGGCGCGAGGAGATCCAGCTGCTCAGGGAAAGCCGGCGCGCGCCAGGGAATCGTTCCTCCAGCCGATCCTCCCAGGCCGGGCGGCTGAGCAGCGTGTCGGCCAGACCCAACTCGACCGCTTCCTGGGGCGTCAGCCAGAGGCGCTCCGGCCGGACCAGCTCCGCGTGCAGCAGGGCGGCGTCCACTCCGCGCCGGCTGCCCACCCAGCGCAGCTCCTCGGCCAGCAGATCGTCCACCAGCCCGCCCAGGTTCTGCCGCACGGGGGCGCTCATCTCCTGCCGGGCGTACTGTTCGCCGAAGCCCTTGGCCTCGCCCTGATGGAGGACGTGGACCTTGATGCCCAGTTTGGCCAAGCCATCGGCCATGTAGGTCAGGCTGACGCGGGGTCCGGGCAGGACGAGTCCGCCCGAGACGGAGGGGCTGAGCGCCACCTCGTCCGCCAGACAGGCCGCCAGATAGGAGGTGCCGATGCCCAGCTCGCTGTGGGCGAGCACGGGCTTGCCCTGGCGGCGGAACTCCGCCACGGCGGCATCCAGTTCGGACAGGTATTCGCGGGGCAATTCGAGGTGGCGGTCGATGAGGAGGGCCTGGATCTCGGGCCGCGACGCCGCCTGGCGGATCGCCTCGGTCACCCGGCTGAGGGTGACCGGCGTGCCCAGGTTGGCGTCCATGGGGCTGATCTGATGCCCTGGCAGGGAACCGCTCCAGTCCAGGACGAGGAGGGCCTGGGACGGCACCTCCAGCTCGCCGCGGCCGGCCAGGCGCACCAGCCCCCAGATGCCGCCCACCAGCAGGCCCAAGGCCAGCAGCAGGCCGATGAAGATGCCCAGGATCACGCGCTTCATGCCATCCCCCTTGATTGATCCACTCCCGGCCGCGCCACCTGCTCCGCCTCCAGCACGGCGCGGACCTCCTCCAGTTCGGCCAGCGCCTTCTCCCAGCGCGGATAAAGCCCCTTGACGATCTCACGGACCCGGGCGTACTCGGTGGAGGCCTGTTTCATTTTCTCTGAATCGTTCCAGATCTCCTCGCGGGCCAGGGCCTGCTCCAGCTCCAACAGGCGGGCCTCGCGGCGGGCAATCTCCGCCTCCAACTCCTCCGCCCGGCCGGCCGCCTCGCGCAGCAGGCGGCCCCGGCGGATCTTCTCCTCGGTGGCCGCCTTGCGCTCCTCGCGGCCGCGCGGACGGGCGGCCGGGCTTCCCTCGGAGGCCGCCTGCGTCGCGCGCGCGCCCGCCCGGCGCGCCGTCTCCCCCGCCTCCTGCCGCTCCAGCTCGTCGCGCCAAGCGACAAACTCGCTGTAGCTGCCGGGCCGGTCCAGCAGGCGGCCCTGGCGCAGCTCCAGCACCCGCGTGACGACCCTGTCCAGGAAGTAGCGGTCGTGGCTGACCACCAGGACCGTCCCGGCGAAGGAGGAGAGGGCCTGCTGCAGCATGTCCTTGGCCTTGAGGTCCAGGTGGTTGGTCGGTTCGTCGAGCACGAGGAAATTGCACTTGTCAAGCAGGATGCCCGCCACCGCCAGGCGGCTCTTCTCGCCGCCGGACAGGACCTCGACCCGCTTGAAGACGGAGTCGCCGCCGAAGAGGAAGGCCCCCAGCAGGCTGCGCAGCTCCGTCTGGCCCAGACCCTGGTTGTGGCTGGCCAGCTCCTCCAGGACCGTGCGGCGGGAGTCCATCTGGTCCTCCACCTCCTGGGTGTAGACGTCCAGCTGGACCTTGTGTCCCAAGCGGACCTGGCCGGCGGAGGGTTGCTGCAGCCCGGAGATGATGCGGGCCAGGGTGGACTTGCCCGCCCCGTTCGGCCCCGTCAGAGCCACGCGTTCGCCCCGCTTGAGGAGCAGGTCCAGGTCGCGGAAGACAGGTCCCTGGCCGTAGTCCATGGCCAGGCCCCTCAACTCCAGCACCACGTCGCCTGATCGCTCGCAGGCCGGGAAGCGGAAGTGGACGCCCCGCTCCTCCCGCTCCACCTCGGGCAATGCCAGCTTCTCCAGCTGCTTGACGCGGCTCTGCACCTGGCGGGCCTTGGTGGACTTGTAGCGGAATCGCTCGATGAAGTGCTGCATCTCCTCGATCCGCCCCTTCATCCGCTCCGCCTCGGCGGCGCGCCGGGCCTGCTGCTCCTCCTTCAGTTCGCGGTAGCGGCTGTAGTTGCCCTGGTAGAGGGTGAGCCGGCCGCGGGCGATCTCGGCCACCTGCGTCACCGTGCGGTCAAGGAAGAAGCGGTCGTGGCTGATGGTGATGACCGTGCCGTCGTAGGAGCGCAGGAAGCGCTCCAGCCATTCGAGGGCGTCCGTGTCCAGGTGGTTGGTGGGTTCGTCCAGCAGCAGCAGGTCGGGGGCGGCGAGGAGGAGGCGGGCCATGGCGGCGCGCATCTGCCATCCGCCGCTGAACTGGCTGAGGGGCCGCTCGGCGTCCAGGGGAGTGAAGCCCAGGCCCTGCAGGATGCGGCGCGCCTCGGAATCCAGGCGCCAGCCGTCCGCGTGCTCGAAGCGCTCCTGCAGATGGCCCAGGTGGGCGAGCAGGGCGGGCTGATCCTCGTCATCATCCCCCAGGCCGGCCAGGGCCAGGCGGGTCTCGGCGATCTCCCGCTCAACTTGGCGGACGTCGCCGGCCGCCTCCAGCACCAGTTCCAGCAGCGGCAGGTCCGAGGAGAAACTGAAGGTCTGCGAGAGGTAGCCGACACGCATGCGGGGCGCCAGGTGCAGCTGCCCCTCGTCCGCTTCCCGCTCGCCGGCCAGGATGCGCATGAGGGTGGTCTTGCCCACCCCGTTGTCCCCCACCAGGCCGATGCGCTGGCCGGGCAGGATGCGCCAGCTGAGGTCCTCGAAGAGCACCTTGTCGGGGAAACGGACGGCGAGGCGGGTCAACTGGATCATCGCCCCGCCACTCCCTGCCGCCCCTGGTCAA includes these proteins:
- a CDS encoding thioredoxin family protein → MSGLLYQLRDDFPDRLRLARANAQTNGGTVSQFKVRGTPTVLLFHKGRLLKRWSGQVDLDELYAQVEGLVAAGDNEAKGGR
- the ispF gene encoding 2-C-methyl-D-erythritol 2,4-cyclodiphosphate synthase, whose amino-acid sequence is MSGAPGRPARVAIVVTAGGSGRRMGGNGPKQFQPLAGRPVLAHSLAAALDFGAEAHPAVELVSLLLTHPPAHGEPTRQVMEEVLRADRCLAPGFQARCLAGGATRQESVRLALEALPADLDAVFVHDGVRPLATAALYHRLWEALRREDQAVGAVPLRVSDDTLKEVEAGGGCLRVARTVDRERVVAVQTPQLFRWPDLLEWHRLAAREGFTGTDDASLAERHAPGRTVLAVEGGRRNLKITRREDLAMAECWLREDKDSGPGLRVGQGFDVHAFADGPPLVLGGVPLPGERGLAGHSDADVLLHAITDALLGGAALGDIGSHFPDADEQWRGADSWDLLREVGQRVRAAGFRPVNVDATVICERPKVRPHVGAMRVRIAAALDLAVECVNVKGTTTEGLGFTGRGEGIAAQAVVLLSPAAPDKI
- the queA gene encoding tRNA preQ1(34) S-adenosylmethionine ribosyltransferase-isomerase QueA translates to MRLSDFKYPLPEKLIAQEPLKERDKSRLLVLDRASGQVEHRLFKDIVEFFGEHDVLVVNDTRVVKARMTGYKEKTDAEIEVFLLRELNENMWEIMVKPARKVRMGNTITLQEGITCDIIDNTTSGGRVVRVNYDGDFHKIIDKYGTVPLPPYIKRTPDKKDEKNYQTLFANEERVGAVAAPTAGLHFTKRLLGRLERKGVAVVPITLHVSLGTFRPVNVEDLTRHRMDSEHYIVTRETARAVNDRIKLGGKVWAVGTTVARTLETVARFNGGINPDKGWTDKFIYPPYEFKVVDRLITNFHLPSSTLLMLVSAFATRDQIMASYKAAIKEKYRFFSYGDAMLIR
- the ruvB gene encoding Holliday junction branch migration DNA helicase RuvB; translated protein: MADFEDDSRIISTALAPEDHQEGALRPERLDDFVGQERHRENLRVFIEAARQRGEALDHCLFHGPPGLGKTTLAHILARELGSQIRVTSGPVLEKPADLAGLLTNLNDRDILFVDEVHRLGKVVEEYLYPAMEDFRLDILLDRGAAARSVQLGLPRFTLVGATTRAGLLSSPLMARFGIVVHLEHYSQEELATILARSARLLEIDLAPEAALELSGRCRGTPRIANRLLRRLRDFAQVKGEGRVTLDIARYGLERLEVDEAGLDRLDRRFLGILMEHFQGGPTGLGTLAVALGEEEDTLEEVLEPFLVKEGFLQRTPRGRVATPKAWTHLGLGPRPSSGEALLPF
- the ruvA gene encoding Holliday junction branch migration protein RuvA, with the translated sequence MYEYLRGRVEQLTPTQVVLEAGGVGWDLACSLNTSRRLERGAEARLWVHLLVREDLLALVAFHSKGERELFRDLISVAGVGPKVALAVLSGLEEQDLLEVVRSGQVERLTRVPGIGRKIAERLLLELKDRFEKRHGPAGAGGIVALPASPAGADEPRRQALEALLALGFKPAPAELELGKALARWQSGGGEGEPAVEAWLRLVLQK
- the ruvC gene encoding crossover junction endodeoxyribonuclease RuvC yields the protein MRVLGIDPGLARTGYGLVDGIGGRLRSIDYGVITTAGDFPDRLVQLFRRVSELVALHSPDALSIEQVFKGPNVLSLVKLAHARAAAILAAGQRGLPVAEYTPMQIKRAVTGHGGADKTQVNFMITQVLGLGQPPRPLDASDALAAAICHLNRAGRPLPAGR
- a CDS encoding YebC/PmpR family DNA-binding transcriptional regulator, translating into MSGHSKWSTIKRKKGALDAKRGKIFSKLIKEITVASRIGGGDEDANPRLRLALIKARASNMPSANIERAIAKGTGEADGVHYEEITYEGYGPGGVAFIVECMTDNRNRTVGEVRHAFSRNNGNMAENGAVSWNFERVGFVSVAKGATSEDDLMMMVMDAGAESIEDGEDVWEIYSAVDAMEAVRQAVLDQRLEVKEYSPTLKAKTLCKVEAEDARRIMKLIDALEDLDDVQEVTTNFDADEAVMAGLE
- a CDS encoding S49 family peptidase, with the protein product MKRVILGIFIGLLLALGLLVGGIWGLVRLAGRGELEVPSQALLVLDWSGSLPGHQISPMDANLGTPVTLSRVTEAIRQAASRPEIQALLIDRHLELPREYLSELDAAVAEFRRQGKPVLAHSELGIGTSYLAACLADEVALSPSVSGGLVLPGPRVSLTYMADGLAKLGIKVHVLHQGEAKGFGEQYARQEMSAPVRQNLGGLVDDLLAEELRWVGSRRGVDAALLHAELVRPERLWLTPQEAVELGLADTLLSRPAWEDRLEERFPGARRLSLSSWISSRRMMPTPGRDLTPDVDNHIAVLWAEGSIVPGISESAQVQIQSRAMIEAIRALAEADAVQAVVLRVESPGGSALAAEEIYQELVKLGERKPLWVSAGPVAASGGYYLAVPGRQLWISPFSVVGSIGVVGLLPDLSAGAKRLGLNPQVVAPLPAARLGNLGHPVEAATLAAMESRMALIYGEFRSRVLAHRPFSEEQLAPLAGGRVWAGRRAVELGLADHLGNLQDCLGSLQAELGGRDLPVRHYPRQKSLLTLLMEGSLRPRDLLPGAALGPAVQALGGGDLVSVLEREPARLADPRWSLRAELPLRLE
- a CDS encoding ATP-binding cassette domain-containing protein, which encodes MIQLTRLAVRFPDKVLFEDLSWRILPGQRIGLVGDNGVGKTTLMRILAGEREADEGQLHLAPRMRVGYLSQTFSFSSDLPLLELVLEAAGDVRQVEREIAETRLALAGLGDDDEDQPALLAHLGHLQERFEHADGWRLDSEARRILQGLGFTPLDAERPLSQFSGGWQMRAAMARLLLAAPDLLLLDEPTNHLDTDALEWLERFLRSYDGTVITISHDRFFLDRTVTQVAEIARGRLTLYQGNYSRYRELKEEQQARRAAEAERMKGRIEEMQHFIERFRYKSTKARQVQSRVKQLEKLALPEVEREERGVHFRFPACERSGDVVLELRGLAMDYGQGPVFRDLDLLLKRGERVALTGPNGAGKSTLARIISGLQQPSAGQVRLGHKVQLDVYTQEVEDQMDSRRTVLEELASHNQGLGQTELRSLLGAFLFGGDSVFKRVEVLSGGEKSRLAVAGILLDKCNFLVLDEPTNHLDLKAKDMLQQALSSFAGTVLVVSHDRYFLDRVVTRVLELRQGRLLDRPGSYSEFVAWRDELERQEAGETARRAGARATQAASEGSPAARPRGREERKAATEEKIRRGRLLREAAGRAEELEAEIARREARLLELEQALAREEIWNDSEKMKQASTEYARVREIVKGLYPRWEKALAELEEVRAVLEAEQVARPGVDQSRGMA